One Capsicum annuum cultivar UCD-10X-F1 chromosome 2, UCD10Xv1.1, whole genome shotgun sequence genomic window carries:
- the LOC107858603 gene encoding ubiquitin receptor RAD23d, which yields MKIFVKTLKGTHFEIEVKPEDTVADVKKSIETAQGPDVYPAPQQMLIHQGKVLKDTTTLEENKVAESSFVVVMLSKNKVSTSGASAAQPAPSNSAQPATSTGQPTQTVAAPQATAASMPPAQSAPESAPTPAPAAANPVTDVYGQAASNLVAGSTLETTVQQILDMGGGSWERDTVVRALRAAYNNPERAIEYLYSGIPEQAEIPPAAAAPASGQAVNPPVQSSQPAVPSGGPNANPLDLFPQGLPNVGSNVGAGNLDFLSNSPQFQALRAMVQANPQILQPMLQELGKQNPQLMRLIQEHQADFLRLINEPVEGEGNVPGQPAGAIPQAVTVTPEEREAIERLEAMGFDRALVLQVFFACNKNEELAANYLLDHMHEFDE from the exons ATGAAGATTTTTGTGAAGACTTTGAAAGGCACGCACTTCGAGATCGAAGTGAAACCCGAAGACACG GTTGCTGATGTGAAGAAAAGCATAGAAACAGCTCAAGGTCCAGATGTCTACCCCGCTCCACAACAGATGCTTATCCACCAGGGTAAAGTTCTCAAGGACACTACAACATTGGAGGAAAACAAAGTTGCTGAAAGTAGTTTTGTTGTTGTAATGCTTTCCAAG AATAAGGTCTCAACAAGTGGAGCCTCAGCTGCACAGCCAGCACCTTCAAATTCG GCCCAACCTGCAACATCCACAGGCCAACCTACACAGACAGTAGCAGCACCTCAAGCAACGGCTGCTAGTATGCCACC TGCACAATCTGCTCCTGAGTCTGCTCCTACTCCTGCGCCAGCTGCTGCTAA TCCTGTGACGGATGTGTATGGCCAAGCGGCATCAAATCTTGTTGCTGGAAGTACCTTAGAAACTACGGTTCAGCAGATTCTTGATATGGGTGGTGGAAGTTGGGAACGGGATACGGTTGTGCGTGCTCTACGTGCTGCATATAACAATCCGGAGAGAGCTATTGAATACTTATACTCC GGTATTCCTGAGCAAGCAGAAATCCCGCCTGCTGCTGCTGCTCCTGCCAGTGGACAGGCAGTAAATCCTCCAGTTCAGTCTTCACAGCCAGCAGTTCCGTCCGGTGGGCCAAATGCTAATCCTCTGGATCTCTTTCCTCAG GGCCTTCCAAATGTGGGTTCAAATGTTGGAGCCggaaatttggatttcttaagTAATAGTCCGCAG TTTCAAGCCCTTCGAGCAATGGTGCAAGCAAACCCACAGATATTGCAG CCTATGCTCCAGGAGTTGGGTAAGCAAAATCCTCAATTGATGCGGCTGATTCAAGAACATCAAGCTGACTTTTTGCGCCTCATCAATGAACCCGTTGAGGGGGAAGG GAATGTGCCTGGGCAGCCGGCAGGAGCTATACCACAAGCTGTGACTGTCACACCTGAAGAGCGTGAGGCTATTGAACGA CTTGAAGCTATGGGTTTCGATCGAGCTTTGGTATTGCAAGTATTTTTTGCATGCAACAAAAATGAGGAGCTGGCTGCAAACTATCTGTTGGATCACATGCATGAGTTTGATGAATGA